The following proteins come from a genomic window of Companilactobacillus pabuli:
- a CDS encoding cyclophilin-like fold protein — protein sequence MRKISKLIIFTMVLVFLVGCGQKKQTSQTSTSNNRVSQVTTSEKNERTKITVNINGTKLKAHLNNSSAAKAFAKELPTNLKFRDFMDMPEKVADLNHSLITKGMPKGHKGTKGAIGYWSPQQRIVFYYGTEDYYEGIHIIGSFDSDNYKDVVKNMGNDVNVTISKD from the coding sequence ATGAGAAAAATTTCAAAATTAATAATTTTTACAATGGTGCTGGTATTTTTAGTCGGTTGCGGACAGAAAAAACAAACTTCGCAAACTAGCACTTCAAACAATCGTGTCAGTCAAGTAACAACTTCAGAAAAAAACGAACGGACCAAAATAACAGTCAATATTAATGGAACCAAGTTAAAAGCACATTTGAATAACTCTAGTGCTGCGAAAGCTTTTGCCAAGGAATTGCCAACAAATTTAAAGTTTAGAGATTTCATGGATATGCCAGAAAAAGTTGCTGACTTGAATCATTCTTTAATAACTAAAGGGATGCCCAAAGGTCATAAAGGAACTAAAGGTGCCATTGGCTATTGGTCACCACAACAACGAATCGTCTTTTACTATGGTACAGAAGATTATTATGAAGGAATTCATATTATCGGATCTTTTGATTCAGACAATTATAAAGACGTCGTAAAGAATATGGGGAATGATGTTAATGTCACAATTTCGAAAGACTAA
- a CDS encoding LysR family transcriptional regulator has product MIENYLLEELVAFKKYGTLAATAQHLLVTQPTVTRGMQKLEDEFGVQIFDRQPNRITLTKTGELAAKGAQKVIDQNNQLIETVKKYDYNHKNITVGSVAPGPLILLEKIQSSKLADTNLDLDHKLMDTKDVSGKLLNHDYSFILTNQELMTDKIESLYIGTERLSVNLNQFTLLANKKSVSFNDLKGLSFIVLSDIGVWKKVAEGKIPDAKFLYQEQREAFSEITKYSDFPYFTTNISKINPDDNFSDHDQINVPISDESSKMDFYAAYLKTNQKQVASVLKTMSSSWSKYLN; this is encoded by the coding sequence ATGATAGAAAACTACTTATTAGAAGAACTCGTTGCATTTAAAAAATACGGCACTCTAGCCGCCACGGCTCAACACTTATTGGTGACACAACCGACAGTTACTCGAGGGATGCAAAAACTAGAAGATGAATTTGGCGTGCAAATCTTTGATCGTCAACCTAATCGGATTACCCTGACCAAAACTGGTGAATTGGCTGCTAAAGGAGCTCAAAAAGTTATTGACCAAAACAATCAATTGATTGAAACAGTTAAGAAATATGACTACAACCACAAAAATATCACAGTTGGCTCGGTTGCCCCAGGTCCCTTGATTTTATTGGAAAAGATTCAATCATCCAAACTAGCTGATACCAATCTTGACTTGGACCACAAGCTAATGGATACAAAAGATGTTTCTGGAAAGCTTTTGAATCACGATTACTCATTCATTTTGACTAATCAGGAACTCATGACCGACAAAATTGAATCATTATATATCGGAACTGAACGTTTATCCGTCAACCTCAACCAATTCACACTCTTAGCCAATAAAAAGTCAGTTTCATTTAATGATTTGAAAGGTCTGAGTTTTATCGTCCTATCAGATATTGGCGTTTGGAAAAAAGTTGCTGAAGGTAAAATTCCTGATGCCAAATTTCTTTATCAAGAACAACGTGAAGCCTTTTCTGAAATTACTAAATATTCTGATTTTCCTTACTTCACAACTAATATTTCTAAAATTAATCCTGATGACAATTTCTCCGATCACGACCAAATCAACGTTCCTATCAGCGATGAATCTAGTAAGATGGATTTTTACGCTGCTTATTTGAAGACTAACCAAAAACAAGTTGCATCTGTTCTTAAAACAATGTCTAGTTCTTGGAGTAAATATTTAAATTAG
- a CDS encoding aldo/keto reductase yields the protein MQNVKLNNGMEMPQLGFGVFQITDLEQCKQAVLTAIKNGYRLIDTAAAYQNETAVGEAIKESGVSREDLFITSKLWVSDFTYDRAKKGIDTSLKNLGLDYLDMYLLHQPYGDTVGAWRALEEAQKEGKIRAIGVSNFYADQLKDLELTTNIKPVVNQIEVNPWYQQPSEVDFANREDIRVEAWAPFAEGKHDIFTNETIAKIAKKYTKTNGQVILRWLLQRGIVVIPKSVHEDRIKENIDVFDFELSADDMKVMSSLDKNESQFFDHRDPVTIEQIFGSSLAKLK from the coding sequence ATGCAAAACGTTAAATTAAATAATGGAATGGAAATGCCCCAATTAGGTTTTGGAGTTTTTCAAATAACAGACTTGGAACAATGTAAACAAGCAGTCTTAACAGCTATCAAAAATGGATACCGTTTGATCGATACGGCTGCAGCCTATCAAAATGAAACTGCCGTTGGTGAAGCTATCAAAGAATCAGGCGTTAGTCGTGAAGATTTATTTATCACTTCTAAGTTGTGGGTTTCAGACTTCACTTATGACCGTGCCAAAAAAGGTATCGATACTTCTTTGAAAAATCTCGGCTTAGATTACCTTGATATGTATTTATTACACCAACCATACGGTGATACTGTCGGTGCATGGAGAGCTTTGGAAGAGGCCCAAAAAGAAGGTAAAATTCGTGCTATCGGAGTTTCAAACTTCTACGCCGATCAATTGAAGGATTTGGAACTAACAACTAACATCAAACCAGTTGTTAACCAAATTGAAGTTAACCCTTGGTATCAACAACCTTCAGAAGTAGATTTTGCCAACAGAGAAGATATTCGTGTCGAAGCTTGGGCACCATTCGCTGAAGGAAAACATGATATTTTTACTAACGAAACGATTGCTAAAATTGCTAAGAAATACACTAAGACTAACGGCCAGGTAATCCTTAGATGGCTCTTGCAACGCGGTATCGTGGTTATTCCTAAGTCAGTTCACGAGGATAGAATTAAAGAAAACATCGATGTCTTTGATTTTGAATTGAGCGCTGATGATATGAAAGTTATGAGCAGCTTGGATAAGAATGAAAGTCAATTCTTTGACCACCGTGATCCAGTTACGATTGAACAAATCTTTGGTTCAAGTTTAGCTAAATTGAAGTAA